A single genomic interval of Amblyomma americanum isolate KBUSLIRL-KWMA chromosome 11, ASM5285725v1, whole genome shotgun sequence harbors:
- the LOC144111443 gene encoding phospholipid phosphatase 1-like, whose translation MPTGIMKRVFTYALILGLLALCVASMRGALMPKQLPGFRCDDPHIRHPFRGDTVTLAQILALVIVVPGPLLLLVERWAGGPVPWPLVRSALRHYVLGLELVSLAIEVVKSLVTKPRPHFLDSCRPDWDKLDCSQGLVTQYQCANEEAWTLVDMYKSFPSGHSALGFYLFTFVAAYCTVRLPSLASRWSRAGCRLLQLGLFLLACACAASRIYDRRHHPVDVVTGALLGLLGGLATIRWFVSSSRHRIESKAQ comes from the exons ATGCCGACCGGCATCATGAAGAGGGTCTTCACGTACGCCCTCATCCTCG GTCTGCTGGCGCTGTGCGTGGCGTCCATGCGCGGCGCCCTGATGCCCAAGCAGCTGCCGGGCTTCCGCTGCGACGACCCGCACATCCGGCACCCGTTCCGGGGGGACACCGTCACGCTGGCGCAGATCCTGGCGCTGGTGATCGTGGTGCCcggaccgctgctgctgctcgtcGAGCGCTGGGCGGGCGGCCCCGTCCCCTGGCCGCTGGTCCGCTCGGCGCTGCGCCACTACGTGCTCGGCCTCGAGCTGGTCTCGCTGGCCATCGAGGTGGTCAAGTCGCTCGTCACCAAGCCCCGGCCACACTTCCTCGACTCGTGCCGGCCCGACTGGGACAAGCTCGACTGCTCGCAGGG CCTGGTGACGCAGTACCAGTGCGCCAACGAGGAAGCCTGGACGCTGGTCGACATGTACAAGTCCTTCCCGTCCGGCCACTCGGCGCTGGGCTTCTACCTCTTCACCTTCGTCGCG GCGTACTGCACCGTGCGGCTGCCGTCGCTGGCGTCCCGGTGGTCGCGGGCCGGCTGCCGACTCCTGCAGCTGGGCCTCTTCCTGCtggcttgcgcatgcgcagcgtcgCGCATCTACGACCGCAGGCACCACCCGGTCGACGTGGTCACGGGGGCACTGCTCGGGCTGCTCGGAGGACTGGCCACC ATCCGGTGGTTCGTCTCGAGCAGCCGACATCGAATCGAATCCAAAGcccaatga